A stretch of DNA from Temnothorax longispinosus isolate EJ_2023e chromosome 2, Tlon_JGU_v1, whole genome shotgun sequence:
CGTTCCTCGATATACTTAAGATAAAGATTAATTGTACATTTTGCGCAAAGAGATTTCGCTTGCACGTACGTCGGAAAGCGCTCCTCGAAAGTCTTCGGTCGCTCGTTTTCcacattttgtattatatagcGTAATCTCACGACACACAACGATGTCGGCCCGATGTCGCGTTGTTCCGGGATCGAAAACACGTTTAGAAATTACACATTCAATCGAAGGCAATACAATGTTCTACCCGTATATTCTATATAGAGCATCGGTTCGCTAGACACTTCGCTATATAAATGTGTAACGATAGTACTGACCGAAAGTACGTTAGACGAAAAATGCCTGAAATCTAATTTTGTAATCCCTAATCTATACCGTTCCCTCATCAAATTAAAGCGTAgtagcaatatatatatgtgtatatattgctatttaataaatatgtataatgtcCTCCATACACGTTAGCGCTGCGAAATTTACACGCACGCAAGATACCTCGGGGAGAATACAAAAGCGACAAAATAACGATTCAGgtgtataaaattgttaatccacATTCGTGATTTCTGATCTTAGCTGAGAGAATTACGTCAAGGCACGATTTAGCCTTAGAGAGTAACGCGCACAATATATTGGCACATCCTAGATCCGAAATCTACGCCGAAGCTTTTCGTTTTTCGCACACGTGGCGAACGTGCGCTTACACAAATTACGCGTGTCCACCGTATGTGATATCTATCGGCTTCTGATCGCGCTGAGTAGGAGGAGAGGAGGACAAAAGTCGAACCGAATTCCGAACGCGGAAGAGCGATGTGCCGAATATCAAAAGTTCGCAGCTCTGACGACCTCGAGATGAGAACGCACCTCGACCGCGCGCGACTCGATCGGGGAAGTTACGGATATACTGTAGGATCGTGTACATACGGATCTTAATGGAGAATACTCGAAAACGAGAACAAGTGTTCATCAGGCGACGATAAATAAGGCGTACTTTGCGGCGATGACGAGTGGAAGTTCGTTGCACGGTCGTGCCAAGTCGAGAATAATGCCGTATCGAGATACACCAAGCGTATcgctttacattaatttacgCCTTCCGGTAGATGCTCAAATACAAATGCATAATTGTTTCGTCCTGTGCGAAAGGGCAGATCTGAACAGCGAGATTAGATACTGAACGACAGCGGAATCCTGCGCGGTTTTGCCAGCTTGCAAAAGCAATCATTCGTCGTGACGACAAGGAGGCGCTTTGCGAATCAATTCTGGAACGACGATGTCCGTTCTGCGCGACGGTTGCACGACGGAAAGTTATAATTACTACCTCGCGATTATACCAAAGGTATTATACGATGTGATCGTCCGATATAATACAAACAACGTTATCAGGTGTGTCGCTCGTTAAACGTGTTTAACGATCATTCTAACGCGTttcgcacacacacacatacacacacagacaAGGCGAACCATCgtatagtaatataattaatatatatttagatacgATATTCAATGCTACTGTtgaatttctttcttatcGCGGAGAGGCGCGTCTTGTCGGAGCGTCGCGCGCTGTTACGAAAAGCGGGCATAGTTCATCCTGCAAACTTGAGTGACGACCGTAGCGTTACGGGAGAATCGCCAGTGTCGAAATTTACCGCGCGATCCCGTCGATATTGAGAACCGATGCACCcgataattttattcgctTCTTATTGTGCACCTAATCGCATCAGTCGCAGCATCGCCTTCCACCCCTGAGAAGAATTTTCAGCCTTCATCTTCGGATTCGACGTTCGCACGGGTGCATACGGTAAAATTAGGTGTCCTATTTTTCTACATTGTATATTCTGGTCGTTGTGTACTGTATAATATACCGAGCACACGCGTGAAAAGCGCTCGAGGTATGCCGGTGCGTACCTCGAAAACGGGGATGAGGGTTCCGACACCTTTGCGCTTCTCATCGCGCGTTAACGTCTGAAGATCTGACATGGAGTAACGTTAGTCGACACGACACGCAATTGAAGATAATACATAATGAACGTAGATTGACTCCTTCGTTTTAATTATTCgctgtaaaaattgttttacatacttctcgaaataaaataacatgtcGTTTATAACATCGCGCGTTGTTTCATTGCGAGATTATATACCTTTTTACAGACGAACCACTCGTTACattctattacattatatacaatgtATTCTACAATTTGtctcgttatttattatttaaaatatcgagaaaCCCTAAGAactagaaatatattttgtactattCCTTAGGAAACGATTCCGGAATTACGACGATGATAATTCTACCCGCATTctgttatatctttttatctcttcgtCAGTAACTGACGGTACTAAATCGCGAATAGCATCTGAAAAATGGCGCAATTCCACGATAACATTGTCCTTAATTACATCTTCCTCTTCGACGGGGTGATCCTTATTGGTTTTCTCGATTTTCTGATGCTTTGCAAGCATCTCGCGTACGGCGTTGAGCCACGCGTTGGAAGAGACCGAGTATAAATCCGCGCCGGTGACGTTGTCGGGCAATCGATCCACGACCCGTTCCAATTCCCGTCCGCTTTCTCGGAACTCGAATTTACGTGTCTGCGCCTCCAAGACGCTGAGTTTAGACGCGCGATCAGAGTGGATACCAACGTAGAGCATCTTATCGAATCTTCCCGGTCGGAGCAGCGCGGGATCTATGAGATCGGGCCTGTTCGTAGCACCTATGATGAATATACTGCCGGACTCCTCGAGGCCATCCATCTCGGCGAGTAACTGGGAAACCACGCGGTCCATCACGCCGCCGCTGTCCCCGCTTCTACCTCGATTGGGCGCCAACGAGTCCAGCTCGTCGAAAAAGACGATGCAAGGGGCCGCGGAACGCGCGCGCTCGAAAACTGTGGGACAATGAAAGTAGCTACTTGTTACTTTGCTCCTTGACTAAAGCGAATAATTCTTTGTTACAGGTTTTTATCATagctttttcatatattttttttctaagtaAACGTACTTTGTCTTACGTTCTTCTCGCTTTGACCGACGTACATATTTAGGACTTCCGGACCTTTAATCGACAAAAAGTGCATCTGATACTCCGTCGCTACTGCTTTAGCGAGAAGAGTCTTTCCGGTACCGGGCGGGCCATATAATAGTAATCCGGATTGTCCAAAACCGAAAGCGTTTAATAGAGGCAACTGAATCCTGCGCATAATCTCGTGTTTTAATTCTGCCAAACCGCCTATGTCTTCCCAGTGAACTTCCGGCACGCGTGGAGCGCCTTTGCTATCGGAGTATACGGACTGCatatattctgaaaatatattttctattatactGTCCgcacaaaaaacaaaatgttgtactttcaattttaacaagatcaaattctgatttttctacataaagaaaagatatattaaacataatttaagaGTTCAGAATTTAGAAGAACGTTTCTGATCTTGTTAAAATCGATTGTAAGGTAATGTACCGTAAGCCCGATCGAAATCTTCTTGTTCCAGGGGAAATATGCACTTTTGACCGTGCGACGTTAATTTGCACCGAAATTTAGCTGCGTGCAGTGACAACGCTAGTAGATCCGCAAATTTAAAATCCGAGCAAAGACCAGCTACTTTTGATAGATCCGCGGTAGTTGTCAGATTCCTGTTAGACAGCAGCCAAGATATCAGTTCCGCTCGTTTGCTCTGATTTAAATGCTTCACGTGAATCGTCTCGATAAATATCCGTTGCAGTTCCGCGGGTATATCAGTCTCGTCCGACGCGGCTACGATAATCAGAGGAAATTTTCGGCGTCTGTTGTACAACGCGGTGATTTCTGCCGAGAAGGCAGATATGACCCTTTCATCCTTCTGGCCTTCGGCAGTCTTACCGAATACCTGCGAAAGCGCCGTTTAACTCACGATCaaaaacacaaaataattcaaaattcaaaatacgaTATTACTCTCTTCAACATACttgaacattatttaaatatagtataCATGGCACGCATTGTTGCGCATTTTGCAGCGTTATGCGAAGCTTAGCTTCGGTCTGCGCTGACGTTAAAGTCTGCACCTCCACGAAGTcaacatcgaggaagttcaaTCCCAATCTCTTGGATGCTGCTCGAACTAACTCGTGTTTACCGCAACCCCGCGGTCCTTTCACAAGAAATACCGGTCTCACGTTCAATCGGACATCTGCAAGATCCAtacaacgataaaaaaataagtgtgtCGATTATAGTACTCTAACATTATTAAGCTCTGTAAAGATTATTGTTTACCCTTTTTCAAAAACGGCGTAATGCAAGATTCTAAATGTTCCAAGGGTTCCATTAGAGCCGACGGATATTTGCGATTCAGCGATTTTTGCGCCACTCCGTTTCGCCGTAAAAGTGCGCTATCGGGAAGCGAGTAAACGCGTTCTCGAGGAATATAATCGTGAACTTGCGCTTCCTGAATGAGCGTTGACTCTCCGCGCACGACGTAGCAACTGTTAACGCTACTGCTGTGCCCGTTACGATTCACTTTTAAAGCTCTAACTATAAAATACATCGCGGAGATTCTCAAGGAACCAGACGAGTAAAATTGATCCTGAGCGTGTTCCTTCGTGTCGATCCTGAACATATCGTTCACGTGCAAAAATCGAGGATGTAAGaagtaattttgtaacatGACGTCTAGCGTTTCGGTCGGGCAATCGTACGGATTGGCGATTAAGGATATTCTCGCCTCGGTCGCAAACTCGATCGCGTCGTCTTCCAACGGTACTGAAAACAGATCGCGCAAAGCATTAATTGTGCATCATCGGTTTAAATTCCGACTCGTCGTTGATCGATCACGACGGTGAGTTTGAGAATCGCGGAAAAAACATGCCAAACTTAATTCGCACGTCTCCACGTTTATGCCGGAGTGAAATTTTCACTATTAAATTCACGTTTCgacaaaatattaacataatatggtTGAATCACAAAATTATCATGCGTAGTACGTTTATTCTATACTTTCGATTATTActttaacattaattacattcacagaattataaataactaattatctttttacgcatttttatattaagtttGATAACGTTCAAGATGTGTTAGAAGATGTGagcgatttaaaatttaaattcgaaaTCCGATAAGCTGTAGATTTTAGATTAAGTATtacttcaatattaattatattcacagaattataaatgttatctttttacgtattttaattaagtttggCGGCCAAAGATGTGTTAGacgattagaattaagttaacaatttaaaatttaaattgaaaatctaGTAAGCTGCAGGTACTTACGCATGAAACACGAGCCGTCCAGTTGTTCGCAGCGAAGAGCTTTTCGCAGATTGCGCTCCATCGTTTCAGAGATTAGGACAATGTTTTCACCAATATCCGGCACGgatataatcattaatttatatttcgtcaTTGACGCCATCGAGCACACGTTGAACCAGGCGGAATTTGGCGATTTCCTCGAAAGCTGTACGTTTGCTACCGCACAGGAATCACAATCGACGTATTCGTTCCACGTAATTTCCGGATCGTCCAGTATACGTTTTAAAGCCGCGTCCGGCAATGTGGCCCACTCGAGATCCTGCGTGGACATTCTTTGAAATCTACGGTGCAGATATTCCAGGAAAATGTAGCTCAGCACGTAGTGCGGATTTTTTCGCATCGAGGTGTTCGTTATTCCCCTGACAATTCCTTTACGGTACAATAACGTAGAAAGCATCCTCTGACGTGTCGTCTTATACATGATTTGTacacaggaattttttttgtttaaactatTTAGATTTACAACATCGCCTCGTGAATCCTTCGATAAACGAACCtgagattaaaaaaacataattaaaaaattatatatatatgttttctttatacaaTCATAGTCATGTGTCAGAATtgaatgatataaataaaagtgcacatgtattatttttattgtgcgCATAAAgtctaaaaaattctttattatcttAGTTTTCTATCAAAGTCACGTTGGATTTATCGAACAAAAATAGATCGGTCTTTGCCGTAAAAAGTGCAgctattgaatttatttattatttttatttatttttttaaatttatcaataatatcatCTCTGAAATGACAATTTTCAGATTGCGACAATCTGAAACAAATGcaacaatttgaattttaaaacctTTCGAATGCAAGCGAGATATATCGATTCGATATAAGACGTCAACTTCGAGAGTTGTGCAAACAAGGTGCGCGATACGAATTGTCATCCTGcgtaatcattttttttttcaattgcaGAATTACAAATAGTgcataatttttcttcaagAAAGTTCCGTCGCGCGCAAGCGCGTGGCATTGTAAAgattcctctttttctctccctatTCGACTCCTCCCTCCCATTGACACGTTTACAAATCATTCAAAATGGCGATCTTTCGAAAACCCATCCGCCCACCGAATCCGCCATGTAACGATCGGAGCGATATTGGAGGTTACGTTTAAACGCGTCGATCAGTTCGCGGtaagagaaacagagaaagagagagagagagagagagagagagatagatagacaCGAGTCGAAAGTGAAAATTGAAACCGATTAAACCTAACCGAAATGGTATAAAGAAAATTGGTATTTTCGTCGGAGCGTTATATATACGGAACGATGCGTTTTACGCATCGCCGCGAATAAACGATCGCGAAAAACGGTTTTCGCGCGCCGCGAAACGACCGTCGAAGCGTACGTCGCTCGGCGCTCCGCTCCGGTTGAGAGTCACTGACGTACCCAATTTCGGCACGATCCCTAACCGAGTTACTATAGGAGCAGGGAGCAGTAGCGCGCAGGAGAGCCGTCCTCCAGGGGCTCCAGGAGGATCGTCATGCGAGGTTCGTCATCCGAGGCTATCGGTAAATTTCGCGCGGGCCACGGGCACGACGGCTAAACCGCGGCTGACTTCGCGAGCCGCGAGCGCACACGTCGTCCGTCGATCGTGGCTCGATTCGCGAATCGAGACTCGAGACTCTTCGCCACCGCCACTTGCCGGCGCGAGGCGCGAgaggcgacgcgacgacgcggGTTGACGCGAGAGGCGCGGCGCGGGACGTGGCGGGACGCGAGAGGCGAGCGAGACGAGAGACGAGAGTATATCCGCGGCGGAGAGTGCACCATTGTAACCGAGGACAGTTAAAACCGTTGGTGGCGGTTCTtccccccctcctcccccaACCCGCACCGCTCGAGCCGTTAAAGCGCCGAACCTAACCTAATCCGTGGCCCGATAGCGTCCTTATTGGAGTTTTTCGGGGCAGAGTTTCGTTCGAATTTAAAGGTCCGGCCACGGGATCGCGGGACTGTTATGCCAGAGCCGCGGTAAGCGAGGGTGTGCGCGCCGTcttccctcctcctcccccccccaCCTTTCCCCGCGCTCCCCGAGCACGGGCTAATTCCCCGCGCCCGTTACTCGGCTCCTCCGCCGATCCGTGTTATGCCTCTCCGCGCGACGTCGACGAGTGTCGAACTCCGCGAAACTCTCGGGGAAACGGTAATCCCGGCGAGGGAATAACAATcgcccccctcccctcccccacACGTATCGCGCGCATCCCCGGTGTTCCATTGACATTCGTAAAGTAAAGGatgtttacatttttatacgtGTATAATCGTATGATCAATTGGGATGCCGCCGAATATTCTCTGGTACTGTTTGCGTTAATTGTGGAACTTTTTGTTGTTTTGTCAGTGTATAAGGAAGTCTCTGAGCGATAAAGGCAACAGTCAGAGATGGATCCTGCGACGGTGATAGCACTGTGCAA
This window harbors:
- the Pex6 gene encoding peroxisomal ATPase PEX6 — translated: MYKTTRQRMLSTLLYRKGIVRGITNTSMRKNPHYVLSYIFLEYLHRRFQRMSTQDLEWATLPDAALKRILDDPEITWNEYVDCDSCAVANVQLSRKSPNSAWFNVCSMASMTKYKLMIISVPDIGENIVLISETMERNLRKALRCEQLDGSCFMLPLEDDAIEFATEARISLIANPYDCPTETLDVMLQNYFLHPRFLHVNDMFRIDTKEHAQDQFYSSGSLRISAMYFIVRALKVNRNGHSSSVNSCYVVRGESTLIQEAQVHDYIPRERVYSLPDSALLRRNGVAQKSLNRKYPSALMEPLEHLESCITPFLKKDVRLNVRPVFLVKGPRGCGKHELVRAASKRLGLNFLDVDFVEVQTLTSAQTEAKLRITLQNAQQCVPCILYLNNVQVFGKTAEGQKDERVISAFSAEITALYNRRRKFPLIIVAASDETDIPAELQRIFIETIHVKHLNQSKRAELISWLLSNRNLTTTADLSKVAGLCSDFKFADLLALSLHAAKFRCKLTSHGQKCIFPLEQEDFDRAYEYMQSVYSDSKGAPRVPEVHWEDIGGLAELKHEIMRRIQLPLLNAFGFGQSGLLLYGPPGTGKTLLAKAVATEYQMHFLSIKGPEVLNMYVGQSEKNVRQIFERARSAAPCIVFFDELDSLAPNRGRSGDSGGVMDRVVSQLLAEMDGLEESGSIFIIGATNRPDLIDPALLRPGRFDKMLYVGIHSDRASKLSVLEAQTRKFEFRESGRELERVVDRLPDNVTGADLYSVSSNAWLNAVREMLAKHQKIEKTNKDHPVEEEDVIKDNVIVELRHFSDAIRDLVPSVTDEEIKRYNRMRVELSSS